Within the Paenibacillus sp. AN1007 genome, the region CCATAAGCATTTATAACATGCTGGTAGACAAACGGACTCCCCAGCCGTGAGGAATAAGGAACCACATTCCTGAGCCTAGACCAGTATAAAGCAGTGCTGATAACAAGCTTCCCAGCCCACCTAATCCAATGCCAAGATTTTTGCCAAAGCGAAACGACATCACCAGTTGAAAACAATATATAAAGATGCCAGCCCATTCTTTGGCTTATCTAAAATAATAAGCTTGGGTTGTGGAAGCAGCGCCAGCGCAATACCAAGCCGTTGTTTCTTTCCTAAAGAAAAGTGACCCGAACGTTTTTTGCCTGTGTTTGTAAGCTTTAAAATATCTAACAATTCATCAATTCGAGTTTTCGGTAAACCTAACGCGAAGGTACGAACTTTTATATTCTCGTATGCTGTCAAATTTTCATATAAAGGTGGATTTTCAATTAAAGCTCCGATATTCTTCAAGTCACTACGACGCCACAAATGACCGTCAAATTCAATCGTTCCGGAACTGGGGCTCAACATTCCTGTAATCAACTTTAAATTAGTGGATTTACCCGCTCTATTAGGTCCTAAGAGACCATAAACAGAGTTCCTTCTAATATTCAGAGAAACATTGTTAACTGCCTTTTGTCCCTTGAAATTTTTACAAAGGTGATTGGTCCTCAGAATCAAAGTCCTTTCCTACTTTTATACGGATAGATTATCAACAAATGTTGAAGATTTCATAAAGATCTCAAAGTTCCCCTAAAGATAAAATTTGCAGTTGATTTTTTGGCATACAGCAGGTTTGATAGAATAGACGAAATATAATGAATTCAGATGACAGTTCAGCATAATTTTAGAATCATCATAATGAAGGGGGAGGCATCCGTGGCATTTATTGCGTTAAACTGTCCCAATTGCAACGGAAAAATTGAATATAAGGAGGGCGAGGTATTAAAGTGTCCCTATTGTGAAACAGAGCTTTTATTGAAGCAAAATCATGTCTACTATGTGGACCAGACCATTAATCATTACCATGGTACGCCCCCAAAAACAGCGCCGAAGCTGAACGTCTCTGTGAGACTGCTGCTCATATTGACGCTGCTCCTGAGCGGTGCCATTGGCACTTATTTATATTACAGCGTCAGCTCCACTCATCCTCAAGCAGAAGCCAATCTGCCTGTACGGAAGATGCCTGAAAGCGAGGTTCTGCTCTCCTTTTTGCGGGATATCTTTGAAAAAGGCTCTGCCCTGCCTACCGAGGAGGAATTGGCTCGTATTCGCTATCTGACCGTAGATTATTCGGATGATCACCAGTGGCAGTTTACCTACAGCTTCTCAGATCCCTTCAGCGATGAACAGGCCAAAAAGATCACTTATACTACTCAGGACAAAAAGCTGAATACCCAGAAGATCGATCAGCGAGATTTTGAAGCGTTTACGGGACTGACAGCACTCGACTTGACGGGAACCTACGAAATTGCCCAGTCGAACCAAACCACGTTTGCCCATATGTCCGGGTTAAAAAGCTATGGTGGTGCTTTTAACGAATCCTTCAGCTCGTTTTCGGACTACTTTGGCGATAAGTCTAAAGTTACGGAACTTTCCACCCAGCTTCGCAGCAATCAGGAATTGGCTCTGCTCCTGGAATTCCCTAATCTGAACTCGCTATCCATTACCTATGCGGATGAGTCGATAACGGACTTTTCCTTGCTGAACAAACTGCCGCTCAAATCCCTGTCGCTCACTTACATCAACGAGCTGGGATGGTTGTCGTCCATGACGGGGCTGACCTCCCTGTCCATCCATTATAGTGAAACTGCAGACCTGCAGCCGCTGTACGCCTTAACACAGCTTCAGGAGCTTCGGCTTTCCTTTTTAACCAACGTAAAGTCCATTGACTTTGTGCAAAACATGCCTGCTTTACAAACACTGGATATTGAAAATTTAAGTTTCTCCAGTCTGGAGCGTCTGACCGGCAAGACCTC harbors:
- a CDS encoding leucine-rich repeat domain-containing protein gives rise to the protein MAFIALNCPNCNGKIEYKEGEVLKCPYCETELLLKQNHVYYVDQTINHYHGTPPKTAPKLNVSVRLLLILTLLLSGAIGTYLYYSVSSTHPQAEANLPVRKMPESEVLLSFLRDIFEKGSALPTEEELARIRYLTVDYSDDHQWQFTYSFSDPFSDEQAKKITYTTQDKKLNTQKIDQRDFEAFTGLTALDLTGTYEIAQSNQTTFAHMSGLKSYGGAFNESFSSFSDYFGDKSKVTELSTQLRSNQELALLLEFPNLNSLSITYADESITDFSLLNKLPLKSLSLTYINELGWLSSMTGLTSLSIHYSETADLQPLYALTQLQELRLSFLTNVKSIDFVQNMPALQTLDIENLSFSSLERLTGKTSITKLRLASLSKLGSVKPINSLSSLRELTLSGYYEKQEALTLPKAARVEIPGAFLPGLQAPAVTSLTLRGGSGELALAALQKFPELEQLSLWEISEITQLGSLDGLPGLQTLNIYDSSLYQESDALFRLKQVKSLLCSECRLNFKQKVGETNNALEHLTLEQPYFNVNNDTVSEVDQIMPYFAKMPALRSFTLQDSNLASLDFMNNWQAVEELHLENNAITNIEPLSQLPKLQKVFLSGNSVQNKSVLGTGVQVY